In the Desulfurispira natronophila genome, ATAAAGTTGATCAAATTATCCTTCATGTACAGCTCGCAATAATGTCAGTGAGGGTGTGAACTTAGCAATAATTTAATTTGCCAGGTAACTGCTTCAGCAAAGATGATAAAACTATAAATGTACGCTCCATAAGTTACATCAGCAGAACTTTAAGGGCCTATGAAACAAGTTTGGCAGCGCAATTTTTGAATATACATTACTCTGACTCTACCTGCCTTTTTTGCTGCTCTGCGCTAGTGTGTCGGCCGTGTCAGTGGCACGATCCAGTGCTTGGCCAAGGAGTGCATTGGCTCTATCAGTTTCTAAATCGGCAGGGAAGATTGGGGGTTCTATCACAAAAAACATTGTGCCGAAAGGCCGTGGAAGAACAAATGAGTCCCAACTGGAGAGATGACGCAAGGGTTGACAGCTGTAACTGACCGGAAGCACCGCAGTTTTAGTAGATTTTGCTGCTACCATAGTGCCGGGCTTCACTATTCGTGGAGGACCTTTGGGGCCATCGGGAGTTATGGCAATATCGCACCCCTGGCGCAGTTTTTTTATCATTTGTCGCAGCGCGGCTGACCCACCGCGGGTAGAGGATCCCCGGACACAGTCGTGTCCAAAATAACGCAGAACTCGGGAAAACATCTCTCCATCTTTATGGGAGCTGAGAACAGCAAAAGCGTTCCCTCTGCCATAGAGCCACAGGGCACTAAGGAGACGCCCGTGCCAGCAGGCAATGG is a window encoding:
- a CDS encoding lysophospholipid acyltransferase family protein, encoding MCFITSRKQYEGIENLQSVESLPNGYTIACWHGRLLSALWLYGRGNAFAVLSSHKDGEMFSRVLRYFGHDCVRGSSTRGGSAALRQMIKKLRQGCDIAITPDGPKGPPRIVKPGTMVAAKSTKTAVLPVSYSCQPLRHLSSWDSFVLPRPFGTMFFVIEPPIFPADLETDRANALLGQALDRATDTADTLAQSSKKGR